A stretch of Bradyrhizobium sp. AZCC 2262 DNA encodes these proteins:
- a CDS encoding LysR family transcriptional regulator: MKRNFTVRQGALDGVEAFLSVGQHRSFRKAAAELGVTPSAISQAVRTLEARIGAALFIRTTRSVGLTEAGERFLSRAKPAFEELVAASEVARDLGQRPAGLLRLSVPRAVVPILLEPLIASFCQAYPEVEVEIAASKELIDLAAEGFDAGIRLGQFIAADMVAVRLTRPFPFVVVGSPDYLRRRKRPERIDDLRQHACLRIRRSNGSIAPWSFVDGNETVEAIVSGPLIANDFPTMLGAAIEGVGLAQVPGPIAAGPVKAGKLVHVLEPFALMAPGVFLYYPSRHQMMPKLRAFIDHVKSRSGAANKTRVHSDDKRIRRMKMR, translated from the coding sequence ATGAAGCGGAACTTCACAGTCAGACAAGGCGCGCTCGACGGCGTAGAGGCGTTCCTGAGCGTTGGCCAGCACCGCAGTTTTCGCAAAGCGGCCGCGGAACTAGGGGTAACCCCGTCAGCGATCAGCCAGGCGGTCCGCACCCTTGAGGCGCGCATTGGCGCAGCGCTGTTCATACGCACAACGCGCAGTGTCGGCCTGACCGAGGCCGGCGAACGATTCCTTTCACGCGCAAAGCCAGCCTTCGAGGAGCTAGTTGCCGCAAGCGAGGTTGCGCGCGATCTTGGGCAGCGGCCTGCCGGATTGTTGCGCCTATCGGTACCGCGGGCGGTGGTGCCGATCCTGCTGGAGCCGCTGATCGCATCCTTCTGCCAAGCCTATCCCGAGGTCGAGGTGGAGATCGCGGCAAGCAAGGAGTTGATCGACCTCGCGGCCGAAGGGTTTGACGCCGGCATCCGGCTCGGCCAGTTCATCGCTGCCGACATGGTCGCGGTACGGCTGACGCGGCCGTTCCCGTTCGTGGTCGTCGGCAGCCCCGATTATCTACGCCGGCGGAAGCGGCCGGAACGCATCGACGATCTGCGTCAGCATGCCTGCCTGCGCATCCGCCGCTCGAACGGGTCGATCGCGCCCTGGTCTTTTGTCGATGGCAACGAGACGGTCGAAGCGATCGTCTCGGGGCCGCTGATAGCCAACGACTTTCCCACCATGCTTGGCGCGGCCATCGAAGGCGTGGGTCTTGCGCAAGTGCCTGGACCGATCGCTGCTGGACCGGTGAAAGCGGGAAAACTCGTACACGTCCTGGAGCCGTTCGCGCTGATGGCGCCGGGTGTGTTTCTCTATTATCCCAGTCGCCATCAAATGATGCCGAAACTGCGAGCCTTCATCGATCACGTGAAGAGCCGCTCGGGCGCTGCCAACAAAACCCGGGTTCACAGTGATGACAAGCGAATACGCAGGATGAAAATGCGCTGA
- a CDS encoding muconolactone Delta-isomerase family protein gives MSSPNIRDIIMGLSQRTKVAAVIRETRPMKAIRDVALAFTLTLIGASSMAHPSLAQAQAISPVTTGVMVIVTVKEGVTREQVMAVMPAEIRQTVQLYLNGKVREWYSRADGRGAVFLLDVRDVAEAHAIMEDLPLAKQNLMDHEYIAVGPLMPLRLLMANP, from the coding sequence ATGTCGAGCCCTAACATTCGCGACATCATCATGGGGCTATCGCAAAGAACAAAGGTGGCCGCCGTGATCCGAGAAACGAGACCGATGAAAGCAATCCGTGACGTCGCCCTAGCATTCACCCTAACTCTGATAGGCGCTTCTTCCATGGCCCATCCATCCCTTGCCCAAGCACAAGCCATCTCGCCCGTAACCACCGGGGTGATGGTCATCGTTACTGTGAAGGAGGGCGTCACACGCGAACAAGTCATGGCCGTCATGCCGGCTGAAATCAGGCAGACCGTGCAGCTCTATCTCAATGGGAAGGTTCGTGAATGGTATTCGCGGGCCGATGGGCGCGGCGCCGTTTTCTTGCTGGATGTCAGGGATGTCGCCGAGGCACACGCGATCATGGAGGACCTTCCACTGGCCAAGCAAAATCTCATGGACCACGAGTACATCGCAGTCGGTCCGCTTATGCCGCTCCGCTTGCTCATGGCCAATCCCTGA
- a CDS encoding MFS transporter, with product MTPAAVPAAIVSSRPAWRGLLWTVAFTALWTWLIYSLPALLAGGLPALAVRLMVHGLIALGLWLGLERTDLTPDQRRTTWLAIMVPFTLWAAVAWTAAINGVFRTGASPLPLLPLAILLPVIIGAPLLLLSKRVGQMLDAMPTTWLVVLQLYRVFGSQWLVYWLSGLLPGLWALPAGTGDVLTGLFAAPAAIALATGTTEGRRAAILWNIFGLADLAVAIALGMIISPGALQLIVLNGPSIGLDGYPNVLTPAFVVPGSILLHALSLRQLRRRGRTKALGR from the coding sequence ATGACCCCTGCCGCTGTTCCCGCAGCAATCGTCTCGTCGCGTCCTGCTTGGCGTGGCCTGCTTTGGACCGTCGCATTCACGGCACTGTGGACGTGGTTGATCTACTCGCTACCAGCGCTTCTGGCGGGCGGCCTTCCGGCCTTGGCCGTTCGGCTGATGGTCCATGGACTCATCGCGCTCGGCTTGTGGCTCGGCCTCGAACGGACCGACCTCACTCCGGACCAGCGTCGCACGACTTGGCTGGCGATCATGGTCCCGTTCACGCTGTGGGCCGCTGTCGCCTGGACCGCCGCCATCAATGGTGTTTTCCGCACGGGTGCCTCTCCCTTACCGTTGCTGCCATTGGCGATCTTACTGCCGGTGATCATCGGCGCTCCGCTGTTGCTGTTATCGAAGCGGGTGGGACAGATGCTCGATGCGATGCCGACGACGTGGCTCGTCGTTCTTCAGCTTTACCGGGTCTTTGGCAGCCAATGGCTCGTTTATTGGCTAAGTGGGCTGCTGCCCGGCCTATGGGCATTGCCGGCAGGAACTGGCGATGTGCTGACCGGTCTGTTCGCCGCGCCGGCAGCGATCGCCCTGGCGACCGGCACGACTGAGGGGCGGAGAGCGGCGATCCTCTGGAACATCTTCGGCCTCGCGGACCTCGCCGTCGCGATCGCCTTGGGAATGATCATCTCGCCCGGCGCGCTCCAACTGATCGTTCTAAATGGCCCGAGCATCGGCCTAGACGGTTATCCCAATGTGCTGACCCCCGCTTTTGTGGTGCCAGGCTCGATTCTGCTGCACGCGCTATCGCTGCGCCAGCTGCGCCGCCGTGGTCGGACGAAGGCTCTCGGGCGCTAG
- a CDS encoding DEAD/DEAH box helicase, with protein sequence MKSARRKPKLVAKSIREPKLSRTHAPADLSPVDWQRSLRRQFGREQAFGLENLTGEPFFSEFRVSNPASKSSYRVAIRGLGPGGNFCSCPDYATSELGTCKHLEFTLAKLEKKRGAKAAFTRGYQPAFSELYLRNEGKRRVHFRAGTDCPPAVREAAADMFDSDRDGTLPEERFGELERFMTMASKCGHELRAYDDALDFVAGRRDADRRASRLAQLFPRSAADPKLRALLKVPLYPYQAEGALFAVRAGRALIGDDMGLGKTIQAIAATEILARHFGVSKVLVICPTSLKYQWQSEIARFSGRKSKNAARVISGGRAQRLRDYALDDFCKITNYEKLKPDLDQIAAWAPELVIVDEAQRVKNWNTIAARALKRIDSSYAIVLTGTPLENKLEELISIVQFVDQHRLGPTWKLLHEHQVKDEAGRVTGYTGLDKIGQTLATVMIRRRKSEVLRQLPSRTDQNLLVPMTEMQMEFHQGNADEVAKIVRRWRKTRFLSDIDQRRLMIALQNMRMSCNSTYLLDQETDHGVKADELAALLDDLFVDPEAKVVVFSQWTRTHDIVIRRLEAHGLGYVSFHGGVPSDKRPALIERFRDDPTCRVFLSTDAGSTGLNLQHASTLVNMDLPWNPAILEQRIARIHRMGQTRPVRVINFVAKGTIEEGMLSVLAFKRSLSAGILDGGSGEISLGGSRLNRFMKDVESVTGSMGEGEAVTPAEEVGSIAADEDAGPAKDIKADGNIRAGETARTDGAGTPPQDAAPDPWQALLQVGAQFVAALAAANDPKADPKAAAHPWIERDPETGAQSLKMPLPPPETARQLANALSALADGLRGKIA encoded by the coding sequence ATGAAATCCGCGCGCCGAAAACCGAAACTCGTTGCCAAGTCGATCAGGGAACCCAAGCTTTCCCGCACCCATGCTCCAGCCGATCTGTCGCCGGTGGACTGGCAACGCAGCTTGCGCCGACAGTTCGGCCGCGAGCAGGCCTTCGGGCTTGAGAACCTGACCGGCGAACCGTTTTTCTCCGAGTTTCGGGTCAGCAATCCAGCGTCGAAGTCCAGCTATCGCGTCGCGATTCGAGGCTTGGGGCCGGGCGGCAATTTCTGTTCTTGCCCCGATTACGCCACCAGCGAACTGGGGACCTGCAAGCACCTCGAATTCACGCTTGCGAAGCTGGAGAAAAAGCGCGGCGCAAAGGCGGCGTTCACGCGCGGCTACCAGCCTGCATTTTCCGAACTTTATTTGCGCAATGAGGGCAAACGCCGCGTGCATTTTCGCGCCGGAACGGATTGCCCGCCGGCGGTGCGCGAGGCAGCCGCCGACATGTTCGACTCCGATCGCGACGGAACGCTGCCGGAGGAGCGTTTCGGCGAACTGGAACGCTTTATGACAATGGCATCGAAGTGCGGTCATGAGCTGCGCGCTTATGACGATGCGCTCGATTTCGTCGCGGGACGGCGGGACGCGGATCGGCGGGCCTCCAGGCTGGCGCAGCTATTCCCGCGCAGTGCAGCCGATCCCAAGCTGCGGGCGCTTCTGAAGGTCCCGCTCTATCCCTATCAAGCCGAGGGCGCACTGTTTGCGGTACGAGCCGGCCGGGCGCTGATCGGCGACGACATGGGGCTTGGCAAGACCATACAGGCGATTGCCGCGACCGAAATACTGGCACGGCATTTTGGCGTCTCGAAAGTTCTGGTGATCTGCCCGACCTCGCTCAAATATCAGTGGCAAAGCGAGATTGCGCGCTTCTCGGGACGGAAGAGCAAAAATGCGGCGCGCGTCATTAGCGGCGGCCGGGCGCAGCGGCTGAGGGACTATGCCCTGGACGACTTCTGCAAGATCACAAACTACGAGAAGCTCAAGCCCGATCTCGACCAGATCGCCGCGTGGGCGCCCGAACTGGTCATCGTCGATGAAGCGCAACGGGTGAAAAACTGGAACACGATTGCGGCACGCGCCCTGAAACGTATCGATAGTTCCTACGCAATCGTGCTGACCGGTACGCCCCTGGAAAACAAGCTCGAGGAACTGATCTCCATCGTCCAGTTCGTCGATCAGCATCGGCTGGGGCCGACCTGGAAGCTGCTGCACGAGCATCAGGTCAAGGACGAAGCCGGGCGCGTCACCGGCTATACCGGACTGGACAAGATCGGCCAAACGCTGGCGACGGTCATGATCCGCCGCCGCAAATCCGAGGTGCTGCGGCAATTGCCCAGCCGGACCGACCAGAACCTGCTGGTGCCGATGACCGAAATGCAGATGGAATTCCATCAGGGAAACGCCGACGAGGTGGCGAAAATCGTCCGGCGCTGGCGCAAGACCAGGTTTCTGTCCGACATTGATCAGCGGCGGCTGATGATTGCCCTGCAGAACATGCGCATGTCGTGCAACAGCACCTATCTGCTGGACCAGGAAACCGACCACGGCGTCAAGGCCGACGAATTGGCGGCACTGCTCGACGATTTGTTCGTCGATCCCGAGGCCAAGGTGGTGGTGTTTTCGCAGTGGACGCGGACCCACGACATCGTCATCCGTCGTCTCGAGGCGCATGGGCTGGGCTATGTCAGCTTCCACGGCGGCGTGCCATCGGACAAGCGGCCGGCACTGATCGAACGGTTTCGCGACGACCCCACCTGCCGCGTGTTCCTCTCCACCGATGCCGGCAGTACGGGGCTCAATCTGCAGCATGCTTCGACCCTGGTGAACATGGACTTGCCGTGGAATCCGGCAATCCTCGAACAGCGCATCGCGCGCATCCATCGCATGGGCCAGACGCGGCCGGTGCGGGTCATCAATTTCGTGGCAAAGGGCACCATCGAGGAGGGCATGCTTTCTGTGCTGGCGTTCAAGCGTTCGTTGTCGGCGGGAATTCTCGACGGCGGCAGTGGCGAGATTTCGCTTGGCGGTTCACGTCTCAACCGCTTCATGAAGGATGTGGAAAGCGTCACCGGAAGCATGGGAGAGGGCGAAGCGGTGACACCGGCTGAGGAGGTGGGGAGCATTGCTGCTGATGAGGATGCAGGCCCAGCGAAAGACATAAAGGCTGACGGGAATATTCGCGCTGGCGAGACGGCGCGGACTGATGGGGCCGGGACGCCGCCTCAAGATGCGGCTCCCGATCCGTGGCAAGCCCTGCTGCAGGTCGGCGCGCAGTTCGTTGCCGCACTGGCGGCTGCCAACGATCCCAAGGCTGATCCCAAGGCCGCTGCGCATCCCTGGATCGAGCGCGACCCGGAAACTGGCGCGCAAAGCCTCAAAATGCCGCTGCCGCCACCGGAAACTGCCCGACAACTTGCCAATGCACTTTCCGCACTCGCGGACGGCCTGCGCGGCAAGATTGCGTGA
- a CDS encoding PIN domain-containing protein → MPVSFFDTNVLIYLASGDASKADRAEATIAGGGSISVQVLNELANVARRKMQMTWDETHALLNTLRGLLTIHPVTVETHEAGLRIAERYGLSLYDSMIAASALDASCDTLWSEDMQHGMKLDEGLRIANPFRGR, encoded by the coding sequence ATGCCCGTTAGTTTTTTCGATACCAACGTCCTCATCTACCTCGCGTCCGGCGATGCCTCGAAGGCCGATCGGGCGGAAGCGACGATTGCCGGTGGCGGTTCAATCAGCGTGCAAGTTCTGAACGAACTTGCCAATGTGGCGCGCCGGAAAATGCAGATGACCTGGGACGAGACCCATGCATTGCTGAACACGTTGCGCGGCCTGCTGACAATTCATCCCGTCACCGTCGAGACCCACGAAGCCGGACTCCGAATCGCCGAACGATACGGCCTTTCACTTTATGATTCGATGATTGCCGCCTCGGCACTGGACGCCAGTTGCGACACGCTCTGGTCGGAGGACATGCAGCATGGCATGAAACTCGATGAGGGCTTACGCATCGCCAATCCGTTTCGTGGTAGATAG
- a CDS encoding AbrB/MazE/SpoVT family DNA-binding domain-containing protein, which produces MQVAKWGNSLAVRLPAVVVEALGLKEGDEIEIHVADGQRFGVARKPGRDELLKRLRAFRGRLPADFRFDRDEANAR; this is translated from the coding sequence ATGCAGGTCGCAAAATGGGGGAACAGCCTCGCGGTTCGCCTTCCCGCCGTCGTGGTCGAAGCGCTCGGGCTCAAGGAAGGCGACGAGATCGAAATCCACGTCGCTGACGGGCAGCGGTTCGGCGTGGCGCGCAAGCCCGGGCGCGACGAGCTATTGAAACGTCTTCGCGCATTCCGCGGCCGTCTCCCTGCCGATTTCAGGTTCGACAGGGACGAGGCGAATGCCCGTTAG
- a CDS encoding SRPBCC family protein, with amino-acid sequence MQIDVARVLGLVTRSVRNFEKDGKAASAVTLTRLYDTDVDDLWDALTSKERIPRWFLPVEGDLQLGGRYQLKGNAGGTITACTPPDHFATTWEFGGGTSWIDVKLAAERDKARLTLEHTAVIEDHWNQFGPGAVGIGWDLALAGLERYLATGASVDHETAEAWMGSPDGKAFMTESGEFWRAAHVASGVDPASAKERSDRTIAFYRGEIPPDMAHPGTGS; translated from the coding sequence ATGCAGATCGACGTCGCCAGGGTATTGGGACTCGTCACGCGCTCGGTGCGCAATTTTGAAAAGGATGGGAAAGCAGCAAGCGCGGTGACGCTGACACGGCTTTACGACACTGATGTCGATGACCTCTGGGACGCACTGACCAGCAAGGAACGCATCCCGCGCTGGTTTTTGCCGGTCGAGGGAGATCTCCAGTTGGGCGGAAGGTACCAGCTCAAGGGGAATGCCGGCGGGACCATCACGGCGTGTACGCCGCCTGATCATTTTGCAACGACGTGGGAATTCGGCGGCGGGACGAGCTGGATCGACGTCAAGCTGGCGGCGGAACGCGACAAGGCGCGGCTGACGCTTGAGCACACCGCTGTTATCGAGGATCATTGGAACCAGTTCGGTCCAGGCGCGGTGGGTATCGGTTGGGACCTCGCCCTCGCAGGACTTGAGCGGTATCTTGCGACGGGGGCGTCGGTCGATCATGAAACGGCCGAGGCGTGGATGGGCTCTCCAGACGGCAAGGCGTTCATGACAGAGAGCGGTGAGTTTTGGCGTGCGGCCCATGTCGCGAGCGGCGTCGATCCGGCCTCGGCCAAGGAGCGGTCGGACCGGACCATCGCTTTCTATCGCGGCGAGATCCCGCCTGATATGGCGCACCCGGGCACAGGAAGCTGA
- a CDS encoding ArsR/SmtB family transcription factor: MHVFEVLSDPVRRRILELIGPGEMASGEVVEAIGAEFGITQAAVSQHLKVLRENGFARVRADAQRRLYSVDAAGLQAVDAWIGQFRSFWEPKLDALATEIARGKRERRNAPMTKRPGKRA; the protein is encoded by the coding sequence ATGCACGTCTTCGAAGTCCTTTCCGATCCGGTGCGCCGTCGCATCCTCGAACTGATCGGTCCGGGCGAAATGGCGTCCGGCGAAGTGGTGGAAGCGATCGGGGCCGAGTTCGGGATCACGCAGGCGGCGGTGTCGCAGCATCTGAAGGTGCTGCGCGAGAATGGCTTTGCAAGGGTCCGGGCGGACGCGCAAAGACGGCTCTATTCGGTGGATGCCGCGGGGCTTCAGGCGGTGGATGCGTGGATCGGCCAGTTCAGGAGCTTTTGGGAGCCGAAGCTCGACGCGCTGGCGACGGAGATCGCGCGAGGCAAACGCGAGCGACGAAATGCGCCAATGACCAAACGTCCCGGGAAGAGGGCTTGA
- a CDS encoding amidase, with product MSDDLNWLSAREMTRRFAKSDLSPVDVLEATLAQLHAVNPALNAICLLDEAQGRRLAADSAERWRRGAPLGPLDGVPVAIKDTAHVAGWPTRIGSHATASAPSTEDTPGVARLREADAVFFCKTATPEFGWKGITHGPLTGITHNPWDTSRTPGGSSGGSAALVAAGVVPLATGGDGGGSIRIPAAFSGVFGLKPSYGVVPNFLGPMGTLAVYGGLSRDVADSALLLNVLTRPDVRDSFAIPYRGIDYLDGLDVGVAGMRIAWSPGLGFPVAEPAVVAGMQPAIDALVKAGADVQSVALDLSGAQPVLEVIWGASHAALVRDFDGAQLAALDPGLLRLVISAQNISAIQLQAAYAEMRALSQKMQLFHQDYDLLLTPTVPITAFAAGVDTPDVTRFPQWFDWTPLTWPFNLTRQPAASVPCGFVGGLPIGLQIVGPMFAEPNIFRASHCVEQACATGARPGLGASDPLHTEKQYL from the coding sequence ATGTCTGACGATTTGAACTGGCTTTCCGCCCGCGAGATGACGCGGCGCTTCGCCAAAAGCGATCTGTCGCCGGTCGATGTGCTGGAAGCCACGCTGGCGCAACTGCACGCGGTCAATCCGGCTCTCAATGCCATCTGCCTGCTGGATGAAGCGCAGGGGCGGCGTCTGGCCGCAGACTCGGCGGAACGTTGGCGTCGCGGTGCGCCGCTCGGGCCGCTCGACGGCGTTCCTGTCGCCATCAAGGACACGGCGCATGTTGCGGGCTGGCCGACGCGCATCGGCTCGCACGCGACGGCATCAGCGCCGAGCACGGAGGATACGCCCGGTGTCGCCCGCCTGCGTGAGGCCGACGCCGTGTTCTTCTGCAAGACAGCAACTCCCGAATTCGGCTGGAAGGGCATCACGCATGGCCCGCTGACCGGCATCACGCATAACCCTTGGGATACATCCCGCACGCCCGGCGGCTCCAGCGGCGGCTCGGCCGCATTGGTGGCGGCTGGCGTCGTGCCGCTGGCCACCGGCGGCGATGGCGGCGGCTCGATCCGGATTCCTGCGGCGTTCAGCGGCGTGTTCGGGTTGAAGCCGAGCTACGGCGTGGTGCCGAATTTCCTGGGCCCAATGGGCACGCTGGCGGTCTATGGCGGCCTGTCGCGCGATGTCGCTGACAGCGCCTTGCTGTTGAACGTACTGACGCGGCCGGACGTGCGTGATTCCTTCGCCATTCCCTATCGCGGCATCGATTATCTCGACGGCCTCGACGTCGGGGTGGCGGGCATGCGCATCGCATGGTCGCCCGGTCTCGGCTTTCCGGTCGCTGAGCCTGCCGTCGTGGCCGGCATGCAGCCGGCGATCGACGCGCTGGTGAAGGCCGGTGCAGACGTGCAAAGTGTTGCTCTCGATCTTTCCGGTGCGCAGCCGGTGCTGGAAGTGATCTGGGGCGCATCGCATGCCGCATTGGTGCGTGATTTCGACGGCGCGCAATTGGCGGCGCTCGATCCGGGGCTGCTGCGGCTGGTCATATCAGCCCAAAATATTTCCGCGATCCAATTGCAGGCGGCCTATGCCGAGATGCGCGCGCTGAGCCAGAAGATGCAACTGTTTCATCAGGATTATGATCTGCTGCTGACGCCGACCGTTCCCATCACCGCCTTCGCGGCCGGCGTCGATACGCCCGACGTCACGCGCTTCCCGCAATGGTTCGATTGGACGCCGTTGACCTGGCCGTTCAACCTCACCCGTCAGCCTGCGGCCTCGGTGCCTTGCGGGTTTGTCGGGGGTCTGCCGATCGGATTGCAGATCGTGGGGCCGATGTTCGCCGAGCCGAACATTTTTCGGGCGAGCCACTGCGTCGAGCAGGCCTGCGCCACCGGTGCGCGGCCGGGTCTTGGCGCAAGCGACCCTCTTCACACGGAAAAACAATACCTGTGA
- a CDS encoding class I SAM-dependent methyltransferase produces the protein MSDIYDPQFVKAVFDRCSDRYITFSLICSFGFTERWRQQCVAAMPAPPPGGARGYDLMAGTGEVWPHLLKRFDDIGSITAVDISSGMHRRAMERLHAHRAHRIEFIEDDVLASDLPPESVDFVISTFGLKTFNPEQHVRLAALIARVLKPGGVFSMIEASDPKGWWLRPLYLFHLKVILPLIERIFLRGAQDFAMIGTYSTNFGSSAELANILRGHGLEVEYSKYFFGCATGVAGRKIGPSS, from the coding sequence ATGAGCGACATCTACGACCCCCAATTCGTGAAGGCCGTGTTCGATCGCTGCTCGGATCGCTACATCACCTTCAGCCTGATCTGCTCGTTCGGTTTCACCGAGCGCTGGCGCCAGCAATGCGTGGCGGCGATGCCCGCGCCTCCGCCCGGCGGCGCGCGCGGCTACGATCTGATGGCGGGGACCGGCGAGGTCTGGCCGCATCTGTTGAAGCGCTTTGACGATATTGGATCAATCACGGCCGTCGACATCTCCTCCGGCATGCACCGCCGCGCCATGGAGCGGCTTCACGCCCACCGTGCCCACCGGATCGAATTCATCGAGGATGACGTGCTGGCAAGCGATCTGCCGCCGGAGAGCGTGGACTTCGTCATCTCCACGTTCGGCCTGAAGACGTTCAATCCCGAGCAGCATGTGCGGCTGGCCGCCCTGATCGCGCGCGTGCTGAAGCCCGGCGGCGTGTTCTCCATGATCGAGGCGTCCGATCCGAAAGGGTGGTGGCTTCGGCCGCTATATCTGTTTCATCTCAAGGTGATCTTGCCGCTCATCGAGCGCATCTTCCTGCGCGGCGCACAGGATTTCGCGATGATCGGCACCTACAGCACCAACTTCGGAAGTTCGGCAGAGCTCGCAAACATATTGCGCGGCCACGGCCTCGAGGTGGAATACTCAAAATATTTCTTTGGCTGCGCAACCGGCGTAGCGGGCCGCAAGATCGGGCCCAGCTCGTAG
- a CDS encoding peptide deformylase, translating to MTIRPIVRYPDPRLALPAQPVTVFDDALRDLAEDLLETMHAAPGIGITAPHIGISLRVVVLDLDATEGARTYVNPEIIWVSPEMILHREGSVSMPGVNDEVSRHARVRISYQDVHGNRQTEESDGLLAVCHQHEIDQLNGLFWIQRLSRLKRERLIKRFGKMSRS from the coding sequence ATGACCATCCGTCCGATCGTCCGTTATCCCGACCCTCGGCTTGCGCTTCCCGCGCAGCCTGTGACCGTGTTTGACGACGCGCTGCGCGACCTTGCGGAGGATCTGCTGGAGACGATGCACGCCGCGCCGGGGATCGGGATCACCGCGCCGCATATCGGTATCTCCCTGCGGGTCGTGGTGCTTGACCTCGACGCGACCGAGGGCGCGCGGACCTATGTCAATCCGGAGATCATCTGGGTGTCGCCCGAGATGATCCTGCATCGGGAAGGCAGCGTTTCGATGCCAGGGGTCAATGACGAGGTCAGCCGTCACGCGCGGGTCCGGATCAGCTATCAGGACGTCCACGGCAACCGGCAGACCGAGGAATCGGACGGTCTGCTCGCGGTCTGCCACCAGCACGAGATCGATCAGCTCAACGGCCTGTTCTGGATCCAGCGGCTGTCCCGCCTCAAGCGCGAGCGGCTGATCAAGCGGTTTGGGAAGATGTCGCGGAGTTGA
- a CDS encoding RES family NAD+ phosphorylase, producing MSVQKTDRVLTCYRIGDPDGAFPIYDVEGARLYPGRWNRHTSPMIYTAEHYSTALLEKLVHTNLVMPANQHFIEITIPNGVAYEIFQTAAHPGWDSRNETICQTFGQQWCEEKRSALLIVPSIPARLERNLLINPAHPDAKGITHTLPEPVWWDERLYGHN from the coding sequence ATGAGCGTTCAGAAGACCGACCGCGTCCTGACATGCTATCGCATCGGGGACCCGGACGGCGCCTTCCCGATCTATGATGTCGAAGGCGCCCGCCTCTACCCGGGCCGCTGGAATAGGCATACCAGCCCGATGATCTACACCGCGGAGCACTATTCCACCGCGCTGCTGGAAAAGCTGGTGCACACCAATCTGGTGATGCCGGCCAATCAGCACTTCATCGAGATCACGATTCCAAACGGCGTCGCGTATGAAATTTTTCAGACCGCGGCGCATCCCGGCTGGGATTCGCGGAACGAAACGATCTGCCAGACCTTCGGCCAGCAATGGTGCGAAGAGAAGCGTTCGGCGCTCCTGATCGTCCCCTCCATCCCGGCGCGGCTGGAGCGCAACCTCCTGATCAACCCGGCGCACCCCGACGCCAAGGGCATCACGCACACCCTGCCCGAGCCGGTGTGGTGGGATGAACGGCTCTACGGGCACAATTAG
- a CDS encoding antitoxin Xre-like helix-turn-helix domain-containing protein → MRYQAATAAELLGVKPKNTETTLTLAYSVEKGLPVSALDKFADRVSPNDARRFTYQVVPKPTLERRRKHKQLLTSEESDRLARVAKVFAFGIDVFRDEAKVRAFLERPHPMLDEKAPLEVALATGPGADAVINLMGRAAYSGGV, encoded by the coding sequence ATGCGCTACCAGGCCGCAACCGCCGCCGAACTGCTCGGCGTCAAACCGAAGAACACCGAGACGACGCTGACGCTGGCCTACTCCGTCGAGAAGGGCCTGCCGGTCTCGGCGCTGGACAAATTCGCGGACCGTGTCAGCCCGAACGATGCCCGCCGCTTCACCTATCAGGTCGTGCCGAAGCCGACACTCGAACGCCGGCGCAAGCACAAGCAGCTCCTGACCAGCGAGGAAAGCGACCGCCTCGCGCGCGTCGCCAAGGTGTTCGCCTTCGGGATCGACGTCTTCCGTGACGAGGCCAAGGTCCGCGCTTTTCTCGAGCGGCCGCACCCGATGCTGGACGAAAAGGCGCCACTCGAAGTAGCGCTGGCGACCGGCCCCGGCGCCGACGCGGTGATCAACCTGATGGGCCGGGCGGCGTATAGCGGCGGCGTATGA